The Xanthomonas indica genome has a segment encoding these proteins:
- a CDS encoding rod shape-determining protein, giving the protein MFKKLRGMFSNDLSIDLGTANTLIYVRGQGIVLNEPSVVAVRQDRAIGGTRSVAAVGAEAKQMLGRTPGHITTIRPMKDGVIADFTYTEAMLKHFIKKVHKSRFLRPSPRVLVCVPAGSTQVERRAIKESAEEAGARDVYLIEEPMAAAIGAGMPVTEARGSMVIDIGGGTTEVAVISLNGIVYSQSVRIGGDRFDESITNYVRRNHGMLIGEATAERIKLEIGCAYPQAVVQEMEISGRNLAEGVPKMIKINSNEVLEALHEPLSGIVSAVKLALEQTPPELCADVAERGIVLTGGGALLRDLDRLISEETGLHVQVADDPLTCVARGGGRALELVDMHGNEFFAPE; this is encoded by the coding sequence ATGTTCAAGAAACTCCGCGGCATGTTCTCCAACGACCTGTCCATCGATCTGGGCACGGCCAACACCCTCATCTACGTGCGTGGCCAGGGCATCGTGCTGAACGAACCGTCGGTGGTGGCGGTGCGCCAGGACCGGGCGATCGGCGGCACCCGCTCGGTGGCCGCGGTGGGCGCGGAGGCCAAGCAGATGCTCGGCCGCACGCCGGGCCACATCACCACCATCCGCCCGATGAAGGACGGCGTCATCGCCGACTTCACCTACACCGAGGCGATGCTGAAGCATTTCATCAAGAAGGTGCACAAGTCGCGCTTCCTGCGCCCCAGCCCGCGCGTGCTGGTGTGCGTGCCGGCCGGCTCCACCCAGGTGGAGCGCCGCGCGATCAAGGAATCGGCCGAGGAGGCCGGCGCCCGCGACGTGTACCTGATCGAGGAACCGATGGCCGCGGCGATCGGCGCCGGCATGCCGGTGACCGAGGCGCGCGGCTCGATGGTCATCGACATCGGCGGCGGCACCACCGAGGTGGCGGTCATTTCGCTGAACGGCATCGTCTATTCGCAGTCGGTGCGCATCGGCGGCGACCGCTTCGACGAGTCGATCACCAACTACGTGCGCCGCAACCACGGCATGCTGATCGGCGAGGCCACGGCCGAGCGGATCAAGCTGGAGATCGGCTGCGCCTACCCGCAGGCGGTGGTGCAGGAGATGGAGATCTCCGGCCGCAACCTCGCCGAGGGCGTGCCGAAGATGATCAAGATCAACTCCAACGAAGTGCTGGAAGCGCTGCACGAGCCGCTGTCGGGCATCGTCTCGGCGGTCAAGCTGGCGCTGGAGCAGACCCCGCCGGAACTGTGCGCCGACGTCGCCGAGCGCGGCATCGTGCTGACCGGCGGCGGCGCGCTGCTGCGCGACCTGGACCGGCTGATCTCCGAGGAAACCGGCCTGCACGTGCAGGTCGCCGACGATCCGCTGACCTGCGTGGCCCGCGGCGGCGGCCGTGCGCTGGAGCTGGTGGACATGCACGGCAACGAGTTCTTCGCACCGGAGTGA
- a CDS encoding sigma-54-dependent Fis family transcriptional regulator, which yields MSELTVANLPQAAASAPSAAEAESALLARMRRFRQIDPLPPALARSWRRCLDDYGLDPDTHPSPMVHDNGQLRERQQRLEALLRIAKVEMENLYEQIAGGSYAVVFADTEATVLHSVQDPALLRAFRETGLFCGASWAERYQGTNGIGTCAVECSALSVHRGEHYLERHLPLSCSGAPILDPQGHLLAVLDASTPDARDTKLVQCHTGALVRMSAAQIARAYFLEQYRHAWILRFHSRPEFAGLLHEALIAVGGDGRVLAVNEATLEQLGKPDRTALVGRDIAQVMQLDFDTLEQRARNDASTLWSIRCACHGRRFFALAQPPRARIAAGRTRAAGEDGQAARANDHVGSDPRVLHNLDNALKLAKHRVSILLCGATGTGKEEFAKAVHRSSPWADRPFVAVNCAAIPEALIESELFGYARGAFTDAAREGRHGKLLQASGGTLFLDEIGDMPLPLQTRLLRVLEEQSVTPLGSDRAMPLELHVISASHRDLAQMVGTGGFREDLYYRLNGVVLHLPPLRERSDKAELIRTLLREESGEQPVRISEDALHKLLSYAWPGNLRQLRNVLRTAAVLCADGVIRIPNLPQEIVDADSGPCLLGDDAHAADGVPGRVALDSAERSVLQQQLERHRWNVSRTADALGISRNTLYRKLRKHGLATV from the coding sequence GTGTCGGAGTTGACTGTAGCCAACCTCCCGCAGGCCGCGGCCTCGGCGCCATCGGCCGCCGAGGCCGAGTCCGCCTTGCTGGCGCGGATGCGCCGGTTCCGCCAGATCGATCCGTTGCCGCCTGCCCTGGCGCGCTCCTGGCGGCGCTGCCTCGACGACTACGGCCTGGACCCGGACACCCATCCCTCACCGATGGTCCACGACAACGGCCAGCTGCGCGAGCGCCAGCAGCGGCTGGAGGCGCTGCTGCGCATCGCCAAGGTGGAGATGGAGAATCTCTACGAGCAGATCGCCGGCGGCAGCTACGCGGTGGTGTTCGCCGATACCGAGGCCACCGTGCTGCACAGCGTGCAGGATCCGGCGCTGCTGCGGGCGTTCCGCGAGACCGGGCTGTTTTGCGGCGCCAGCTGGGCCGAACGCTACCAGGGCACCAACGGCATCGGCACCTGCGCGGTGGAGTGCAGCGCGCTGAGCGTGCACCGGGGCGAGCATTACCTGGAACGGCACCTGCCGCTATCGTGCAGCGGCGCGCCGATCCTGGATCCGCAAGGCCACCTGCTGGCGGTGCTGGATGCCTCCACGCCCGACGCGCGCGACACCAAGCTGGTGCAATGCCATACCGGCGCGCTGGTGCGCATGTCGGCGGCGCAGATCGCCCGCGCCTACTTCCTGGAGCAGTACCGGCATGCGTGGATCCTGCGCTTCCACAGCCGCCCGGAGTTCGCCGGGCTGCTGCACGAGGCGCTGATCGCGGTCGGCGGCGATGGCCGCGTGCTCGCGGTCAACGAGGCGACGCTGGAACAGCTGGGCAAGCCGGATCGCACCGCACTGGTCGGGCGCGACATCGCCCAGGTGATGCAGCTGGATTTCGATACGCTGGAGCAGCGCGCGCGCAACGATGCCAGCACCCTGTGGTCGATCCGCTGCGCCTGCCACGGCCGCCGCTTCTTCGCCCTGGCGCAGCCGCCGCGCGCGCGCATCGCTGCCGGCCGAACGCGCGCCGCCGGCGAGGATGGCCAGGCTGCACGGGCCAACGACCATGTCGGCTCCGATCCGCGCGTGCTGCACAACCTGGACAATGCGCTGAAGCTGGCCAAGCACCGCGTGTCGATCCTGCTGTGCGGCGCCACCGGCACCGGCAAGGAAGAATTCGCCAAGGCGGTGCACCGCAGCTCGCCCTGGGCCGACCGGCCGTTCGTGGCGGTGAACTGCGCGGCGATTCCCGAAGCGCTGATCGAGAGCGAACTGTTCGGCTACGCGCGCGGCGCCTTCACCGATGCCGCGCGCGAAGGACGCCACGGCAAGCTGCTGCAGGCCAGCGGTGGCACCTTGTTCCTGGACGAGATCGGCGACATGCCACTGCCCTTGCAGACGCGCCTGCTGCGCGTGCTGGAGGAACAGAGCGTGACGCCGCTGGGCAGCGACCGCGCGATGCCGCTGGAATTGCACGTGATCAGCGCCAGCCACCGCGACCTGGCGCAGATGGTCGGCACCGGCGGCTTCCGCGAGGATTTGTACTACCGGCTCAACGGCGTGGTGCTACACCTGCCGCCGCTGCGCGAGCGTAGCGACAAGGCCGAACTGATCCGCACCCTGTTGCGCGAGGAGAGCGGCGAGCAACCGGTGCGCATCAGCGAGGACGCCCTGCACAAGCTGCTCAGCTATGCCTGGCCCGGCAACCTGCGGCAGCTGCGCAACGTGCTGCGCACCGCCGCCGTGCTGTGCGCCGACGGTGTCATCCGCATCCCCAACCTGCCGCAGGAGATCGTCGACGCCGACAGCGGGCCGTGCCTGCTCGGCGACGATGCGCACGCCGCCGACGGCGTACCCGGCCGCGTCGCCCTGGACAGCGCCGAGCGCAGCGTGCTGCAACAGCAACTCGAGCGCCACCGCTGGAACGTCAGCCGCACCGCCGATGCGCTGGGCATCAGCCGCAATACCCTGTATCGCAAGCTGCGCAAGCATGGGTTGGCGACGGTGTGA
- the mreC gene encoding rod shape-determining protein MreC, producing the protein MPPYAGPPVTARPGESASTPRLLVYLALALVLIVLDAQADWLARLRSQATVLVQPIWALAGLPGRLGTQVQENAASHAQLVKENRALRNELLIAKARLTRLQTAALDNAQLRELLGVAERRGLDVQLAPILDIDLDPTRQRLVLDAGSRDGVHVGQAVIDAGGLMGQVIAVTPLHSTVLLLTDPDHAVPVTVARNGVRLIVYGRGGSLELRDIPLSAGVEVGDEIVTSGLGGRFPAGFPVGTISALRPDDTHAFLVGELKPAAKLDRGRDVLLLRPSAAATGLGIRESGLVKSGATGVGDGHGMPAATTQPVSPSQQATPSQGTGDQPRARPAAASAAPKPPAPSPIPNPQSPIPASPQETQQ; encoded by the coding sequence GTGCCTCCTTACGCCGGTCCTCCCGTCACCGCCCGCCCCGGCGAATCCGCCAGCACGCCGCGCCTGCTGGTCTACCTGGCGCTGGCGCTGGTGCTGATCGTGCTCGACGCGCAGGCCGACTGGCTGGCCCGCCTGCGCAGCCAGGCCACGGTGCTGGTGCAGCCGATCTGGGCGCTGGCCGGCCTGCCCGGGCGGCTGGGCACCCAGGTGCAGGAGAACGCGGCCAGTCACGCGCAGTTGGTCAAGGAAAACCGCGCGTTGCGCAACGAGCTGCTGATCGCCAAGGCGCGCCTGACCCGGCTGCAGACCGCGGCGCTGGACAACGCGCAGCTGCGCGAACTGCTGGGCGTGGCCGAGCGCCGCGGCCTGGACGTGCAGCTGGCGCCGATCCTGGACATCGACCTGGACCCGACCCGGCAGCGGCTGGTGCTCGACGCCGGCAGTCGTGACGGCGTGCACGTCGGCCAGGCGGTGATCGACGCCGGCGGCCTGATGGGCCAGGTGATCGCGGTGACCCCGCTGCACTCCACCGTGCTGCTGTTGACCGACCCCGACCACGCGGTGCCGGTGACGGTGGCGCGCAACGGCGTGCGCCTGATCGTCTACGGCCGCGGCGGCAGCCTGGAGCTGCGCGACATCCCGCTCAGCGCCGGGGTCGAGGTGGGCGACGAGATCGTCACCTCCGGCCTGGGCGGCCGCTTCCCGGCCGGCTTCCCGGTCGGCACCATCTCCGCCCTGCGCCCGGACGACACCCACGCCTTCCTGGTCGGCGAACTGAAGCCGGCGGCGAAGCTGGACCGGGGGCGGGATGTGTTGTTGCTGCGGCCTTCGGCCGCGGCAACGGGATTGGGGATTCGGGAGTCGGGATTGGTGAAAAGCGGCGCTACTGGCGTCGGCGACGGACATGGAATGCCGGCGGCGACCACGCAGCCGGTGTCCCCCTCTCAGCAGGCGACGCCTTCGCAGGGCACCGGCGACCAGCCGCGTGCACGGCCCGCGGCCGCGTCCGCAGCCCCCAAGCCGCCAGCGCCTTCCCCAATCCCCAATCCCCAATCCCCAATCCCGGCGTCTCCGCAGGAGACGCAACAATGA
- a CDS encoding TonB-dependent receptor produces the protein MTLTPGCSTPPASLLALAVATAIGLLAVPARAQTTVNADDAQITALDRVEVTATPIPGTLIDADLLPYTVQTANADDIARSQAGNLTDFLLREMNGVDTNEVQGSPFQTDLTFRGFRASALPGASQGVSVYLDGVRMNEPFADIVSWDMMPEAAIRSVALMPGSNPLFGPNTLGGALAFTTQSGLTAPGLRADLSVGSGARKRLDASYGYAGPDGLHAFVAATGFDENGWRDASAGRLGTVFGKFGRQGERTDWDVSLLHGRSRLVGNGLLPSFRYTDAGTEPGLYEADRAAVYTSPDLTRNRNTLLTGQFDHRFDERTALHVLAYYRQGRRDTVNGDINDDYEDFVDDCADGYAADGTPLEAGCTVARADADALHSGVLNTTQMRQHAEGVALNLSRQAGAHALSIGATYDRNRVRYRQYAQDAFVQDDRSVVADPDEGRAFFSGVDGHSSTLGLFAADNWELSEATHVSGALRWNRVAVANTLSTGDDGVLPRERFVFAKANPSLGITQRLGGGVTAFASASQNSRAPTAIELGCADPEQPCRLPTGLQADPRLEQIVSRTYELGLRWNPSPAQALNASLYRADNRDDILFLRAPNTQQGYFDNVGRTRYQGADLSYRGSHGALRWFAGYSYLDATYRSVGELLSGERSVALRPGTRIAGLPRNTLKLGVEWQALAQLVLGADLRAVSRRVASGNEDGLVEDPEDGEAPARHDLSTGGYALLDLHGTWELADGLSLYLRINNVFDRRYETYAAIAEDLFPGGALARPQDAAVEDGPSRFVAPGAPRQYQVGLRWRF, from the coding sequence ATGACTCTGACTCCAGGATGCAGCACCCCGCCGGCGAGCCTGCTTGCGCTGGCCGTCGCCACCGCCATCGGCCTGCTCGCCGTACCGGCGCGCGCGCAGACCACGGTCAACGCCGACGATGCGCAGATCACCGCGCTGGACCGGGTCGAGGTCACCGCCACGCCGATTCCCGGCACACTGATCGATGCCGACCTGCTGCCGTACACCGTGCAGACCGCCAATGCCGACGACATCGCGCGCAGCCAGGCCGGCAACCTCACCGACTTCCTGCTGCGCGAGATGAACGGCGTGGACACCAACGAGGTGCAGGGCAGTCCGTTCCAGACCGATCTGACCTTCCGCGGCTTCCGCGCCTCGGCGCTGCCCGGCGCCTCGCAGGGCGTGTCGGTGTACCTGGACGGCGTGCGCATGAACGAGCCGTTCGCCGACATCGTCAGCTGGGACATGATGCCGGAGGCGGCGATCCGCAGCGTCGCGCTGATGCCGGGCTCCAACCCGTTGTTCGGTCCCAACACATTGGGCGGCGCGCTGGCCTTCACCACCCAGTCCGGCCTGACCGCGCCGGGCCTGCGCGCCGACCTGTCGGTGGGCAGCGGCGCGCGCAAGCGCCTGGATGCGTCCTACGGTTACGCCGGCCCTGACGGCCTGCATGCCTTCGTCGCGGCCACCGGCTTCGACGAGAACGGCTGGCGCGACGCCTCCGCCGGCCGTCTGGGCACCGTGTTTGGCAAGTTCGGGCGGCAGGGCGAGCGCACCGATTGGGACGTGTCGCTGCTGCACGGGCGCAGCCGCCTGGTCGGCAACGGCCTGCTGCCGAGCTTTCGCTATACCGACGCGGGTACCGAGCCCGGTCTGTACGAGGCCGACCGTGCCGCGGTCTACACCTCGCCGGACCTGACCCGCAACCGCAACACCTTGCTGACCGGTCAGTTCGACCACCGCTTCGACGAACGCACCGCGCTCCATGTGCTGGCGTACTACCGGCAGGGGCGCCGCGACACCGTCAATGGCGACATCAACGACGACTACGAGGACTTCGTCGACGACTGCGCCGACGGCTACGCTGCCGATGGCACGCCGCTGGAGGCGGGTTGCACGGTCGCGCGCGCCGATGCCGACGCGCTGCACAGCGGCGTGCTCAACACCACGCAGATGCGCCAGCATGCCGAGGGCGTGGCGCTGAATCTCAGCCGCCAGGCCGGCGCGCATGCGCTGAGCATCGGCGCCACCTACGACCGCAACCGCGTGCGCTACCGGCAGTACGCGCAGGACGCGTTCGTGCAGGATGACCGCTCGGTGGTCGCCGATCCGGACGAGGGCCGGGCGTTCTTCTCCGGGGTCGACGGCCACAGCAGCACCCTGGGCCTGTTCGCCGCCGATAACTGGGAGTTGAGCGAGGCCACCCATGTCAGCGGCGCGCTGCGCTGGAACCGCGTCGCCGTCGCCAACACCCTGTCCACCGGCGACGACGGCGTGTTGCCGCGCGAGCGCTTCGTGTTCGCCAAGGCCAATCCGTCGCTGGGCATCACCCAGCGCCTGGGCGGCGGCGTCACCGCGTTCGCCTCGGCCTCGCAGAACAGCCGCGCGCCGACCGCGATCGAACTCGGCTGCGCCGACCCGGAGCAGCCGTGCCGGTTGCCGACCGGGCTGCAGGCCGATCCGCGGCTGGAGCAGATCGTCTCGCGCACCTACGAACTCGGCCTGCGCTGGAACCCGTCGCCGGCGCAGGCGCTGAACGCCTCGTTGTACCGCGCCGACAACCGCGACGACATCCTGTTCCTGCGCGCGCCCAATACCCAGCAAGGCTATTTCGACAACGTCGGCCGCACCCGCTACCAGGGCGCCGACCTCAGCTACCGCGGCAGCCACGGCGCGCTGCGCTGGTTCGCCGGCTACAGCTACCTGGATGCCACCTACCGCAGCGTCGGCGAACTGCTCTCGGGCGAACGCAGCGTGGCGCTGCGCCCGGGCACGCGCATCGCCGGGCTGCCGCGCAACACGCTGAAGCTGGGCGTGGAATGGCAGGCGCTGGCGCAGCTGGTGCTGGGCGCGGACCTGCGCGCGGTGTCGCGGCGCGTGGCCAGCGGCAACGAGGACGGCCTGGTGGAGGATCCGGAGGACGGCGAGGCGCCCGCGCGCCACGACCTGTCCACCGGCGGCTACGCCTTGCTCGACCTGCACGGCACCTGGGAACTTGCCGACGGGCTGTCGCTGTACCTGCGGATCAACAACGTGTTCGACCGCCGCTACGAGACCTATGCGGCGATCGCCGAGGACCTGTTCCCGGGCGGTGCCCTGGCGCGTCCGCAGGACGCTGCGGTGGAGGACGGCCCCTCGCGTTTCGTCGCGCCTGGCGCGCCGCGGCAGTACCAGGTCGGCCTGCGCTGGCGTTTCTAG
- a CDS encoding carbohydrate kinase family protein, with protein MSALICGSLAYDTIMVFPDQFKNHILPDKVHILNVSFLVPRMRREFGGCAGNIAYNLHLLGGHPIPMGTVGQDFGPYREHFQALGIDLSRVKVIEELFTPQAFITTDHDNNQITAFHPGAMMRSYENHVKDVPGVTLGLVGPDGREGMIQNAEEFSAGGVPFIFDPGQAMPLFNGPELRQFIEQADYVVVNDYESNLLQERTGWDEKDIVSRVQAYITTQGPKGALVHTPEKTYDIPPAHERRVVDPTGCGDAFRAGLIFGIQRGCDWLTIGRMGNLMGALKVEHPGTQNQRFDFDEFNDQFKQQFGYAL; from the coding sequence ATGTCTGCACTGATCTGTGGTTCTCTCGCTTACGACACCATCATGGTGTTCCCGGACCAGTTCAAGAACCACATCCTGCCGGACAAGGTGCACATCCTGAACGTGTCGTTCCTGGTGCCGCGGATGCGCCGCGAATTCGGCGGCTGCGCCGGCAACATCGCCTACAACCTGCACCTGCTGGGCGGCCACCCGATCCCGATGGGCACCGTGGGCCAGGACTTCGGCCCGTACCGCGAGCATTTCCAGGCGCTGGGCATCGACCTGTCGCGGGTCAAGGTGATCGAGGAACTGTTCACCCCGCAGGCGTTCATCACCACCGACCACGACAACAACCAGATCACCGCCTTCCACCCAGGGGCGATGATGCGCAGCTACGAGAACCACGTGAAGGACGTGCCGGGCGTGACCCTGGGCCTGGTCGGCCCGGACGGGCGCGAGGGCATGATCCAGAACGCCGAGGAGTTCAGCGCCGGCGGCGTGCCGTTCATCTTCGACCCCGGCCAGGCCATGCCGCTGTTCAACGGCCCGGAGCTGCGCCAGTTCATCGAGCAGGCCGACTACGTGGTGGTCAACGACTACGAGTCCAACCTGCTGCAGGAGCGCACCGGCTGGGACGAGAAGGACATCGTCTCGCGCGTGCAGGCCTACATCACCACCCAGGGCCCGAAGGGCGCGCTGGTGCACACCCCCGAGAAGACCTACGACATCCCGCCGGCGCACGAGCGCCGCGTGGTCGACCCCACCGGCTGCGGCGACGCCTTCCGCGCCGGCCTGATCTTCGGCATCCAGCGCGGCTGCGACTGGCTGACCATCGGCCGCATGGGCAACCTGATGGGCGCCCTGAAGGTCGAGCACCCCGGCACCCAGAACCAGCGCTTCGACTTCGACGAGTTCAACGACCAGTTCAAGCAGCAATTCGGCTACGCGTTGTAA